A region of the Deinococcus multiflagellatus genome:
GCCTGGAATACGTGAAGGCCGCGCTGGGCAAGGGCCTGAACATCGACGACTTTGCCGGGCGCCTGAGTTTCTTCTTCGGCATTGGCATGAACTTTTACACCGAGGTCGCCAAACTGCGCGCCGCGCGGCTGCTGTGGAGCGAACTGATCGCCCAGTTTGAGCCCAAAAAACCCATGAGCCGCGCCTTGCGCACCCACTGCCAGACCTCGGGGTGGTCGCTGACCGAGCAGGACCCCTACAACAACATCATCCGCACGACCATTGAGGCGATGGCGGCGGTGTTCGGCGGCACCCAGAGCCTGCACACCAATTCCTTTGACGAGGCCATTGGCCTGCCCACCGATTTTTCGGCCCGCATTGCGCGCAACACGCAGCTGGTGCTGCAGGAAGAAACCGGCATTCCGCAGGTGGTGGACCCCTGGGGCGGCAGCTACCTGATGGAACGCCTGACCCACGACCTGGCCGACAAGGCGCGAGAGCTGATGCGCGAGGTCGAGGCCCTGGGCGGCATGGCCAAGGCCATTGAAAGCGGCATTCCCAAGCTGAGGATCGAGGAGAGTGCGGCGCGCAAGCAGGCCCGCATTGACCGGGGCGAGGACGTGATCGTGGGCGTGAACAAGTACCGCCCGGCCACCGAAACCCCCGTGGACGTGCTGGACATTGACAACGCGGCGGTGCGGGAAGCGCAGCTGGCCCGGCTGGCGCGCGTGAAGGCCAAGCGCGACCCGCAAGCGGTTCAGGCTGCCTTGTCGGCCCTGGAAGACGCTGCCCGCACGGGCGAGGGCAACCTGCTGGCCCTCAGCGTAACCGCCATGCAGGCCCGCTGCACCGTGGGCGAGGTCAGCGACGCCCTGGAACGCGTGTGGGGCCGCCACGCCGCCGAGGTGCGCACCCTGAGCGGGGTGTACGCCGCTGGCTACGAGGGCGACGAGGGCTTCAGCGCCCTGAAAGGTGAGATCGAGGCCTTTGCCGAGGCCGAGGGCCGCCGCCCGCGCCTACTGGTCGTGAAGATGGGCCAGGACGGCCACGACCGGGGCGCCAAGGTGATCGCCACCGGCTTTGCCGACCTGGGCTTTGACGTGGACGTGGGCCCGCTGTTCCAGACCCCGGAAGAAGCCGCGCGCCAGGCCATTGAGAACGACGTGCATGTGGTGGGGGTCAGTTCTCAGGCGGCGGGGCACAAGACGCTGGTGCCGCAGCTGATTCAGGCGCTGCGTGCCGAAGGCGCGGGGGATATCCGGGTGGTGGTGGGGGGCGTGATTCCGCAGCAGGATTACCCGGCCCT
Encoded here:
- the scpA gene encoding methylmalonyl-CoA mutase, with translation MTHPTADLAAWKALASKDLKGADPARLNAQTPEGLTLKPLYTAADLEGVDADTLPGLPPFTRGPRATMYAARPWTIRQYAGFSTAEESNAFYRRNLAAGQKGLSVAFDLATHRGYDSDHPRVVGDVGKAGVAIDSVEDMKILFDGIPLNEMSVSMTMNGAVLPILAAYIVAGLEQGARLDELSGTIQNDILKEFMVRNTYIYPPAPSMRIIADIIEFTAQEMPRFNSISISGYHLQEAGANAALELAYTLADGLEYVKAALGKGLNIDDFAGRLSFFFGIGMNFYTEVAKLRAARLLWSELIAQFEPKKPMSRALRTHCQTSGWSLTEQDPYNNIIRTTIEAMAAVFGGTQSLHTNSFDEAIGLPTDFSARIARNTQLVLQEETGIPQVVDPWGGSYLMERLTHDLADKARELMREVEALGGMAKAIESGIPKLRIEESAARKQARIDRGEDVIVGVNKYRPATETPVDVLDIDNAAVREAQLARLARVKAKRDPQAVQAALSALEDAARTGEGNLLALSVTAMQARCTVGEVSDALERVWGRHAAEVRTLSGVYAAGYEGDEGFSALKGEIEAFAEAEGRRPRLLVVKMGQDGHDRGAKVIATGFADLGFDVDVGPLFQTPEEAARQAIENDVHVVGVSSQAAGHKTLVPQLIQALRAEGAGDIRVVVGGVIPQQDYPALREAGAAGIFGPGTPILHSAREVLRLLRGEA